The following are encoded together in the Falsiruegeria litorea R37 genome:
- a CDS encoding metal-dependent hydrolase gives MDVIWLGHGSFRIETAGQVLLIDPWLTGNPSLPEDQHDAAVAGATHILLTHVHFDHVVDVLPLAKKLGVPVVGQYDLMGHWGETEGIETVGFNKGGTVDLNGIKVSMVPASHSSTFNTPDGIRTGGTEVGFMIASEGKMLYVSGDTDIMADMDWMGDYYKPDIGILSAGGHFTMDMKGAAYAAKRYFNFKTVIPCHYGTFPILEQNADELRAGLPGVDVIEPQVMQAITL, from the coding sequence ATGGATGTTATCTGGCTGGGACACGGCAGCTTTCGCATTGAAACCGCAGGACAGGTCCTGTTGATCGACCCGTGGCTGACCGGCAATCCATCCCTGCCCGAGGATCAACACGACGCCGCCGTCGCAGGCGCCACCCACATCCTGCTGACCCATGTGCATTTCGACCACGTTGTCGATGTCCTGCCGCTGGCCAAGAAGCTGGGCGTGCCGGTTGTGGGCCAATACGACCTGATGGGGCATTGGGGAGAGACCGAGGGCATCGAAACCGTTGGCTTCAACAAGGGTGGCACCGTGGATCTGAACGGGATCAAGGTATCGATGGTCCCGGCCTCGCATTCCTCGACCTTCAACACGCCCGACGGCATCCGCACCGGCGGCACCGAGGTGGGCTTCATGATCGCGTCTGAGGGCAAGATGCTCTACGTCTCGGGCGACACCGACATCATGGCCGACATGGACTGGATGGGGGATTACTACAAACCCGACATCGGCATCCTGTCGGCGGGCGGCCATTTCACCATGGACATGAAGGGCGCGGCCTATGCCGCCAAGCGCTACTTCAACTTCAAGACCGTGATCCCCTGCCACTATGGCACCTTCCCGATCCTGGAACAGAACGCCGACGAGTTGCGTGCAGGTCTACCAGGTGTCGACGTGATCGAACCGCAGGTCATGCAGGCCATCACGCTATGA
- a CDS encoding DUF6998 domain-containing protein, with protein sequence MPQVLSQSQIIRSLAQALEWYEKEMSWGVSSGELNHLTGRIGELYAAMVTRGQMALETNQRGYDVVSLNGERISVKTVTTSTHVTFRASTFDVVQRVMILRIVVDDDVVSIEEILDCPADDIRARGPGGDGNYVVYLGNLTSGLDRQNHNAPRSIDKHANVRDLKVIAQANHGSHKVMLYENGSILVETDGKLEDTAKPTLRKIAKEVGVDTLNGAGNPKNTRTLGSDIIKALT encoded by the coding sequence ATGCCCCAAGTCCTTTCACAATCTCAAATTATCAGATCTTTGGCGCAAGCTTTGGAATGGTACGAAAAGGAAATGAGTTGGGGCGTTTCGTCAGGTGAGCTCAATCACCTAACTGGACGAATTGGCGAGTTGTATGCAGCGATGGTGACCCGCGGCCAAATGGCACTCGAAACAAACCAACGCGGATATGACGTCGTCTCGCTCAATGGGGAACGTATTTCCGTCAAAACCGTAACAACCTCAACACATGTAACATTCAGAGCAAGCACATTCGACGTGGTTCAACGTGTTATGATTCTTCGCATTGTGGTTGATGATGATGTCGTTTCCATCGAGGAAATCCTAGATTGCCCAGCCGATGACATCCGCGCGCGCGGGCCAGGTGGCGACGGAAATTATGTGGTGTATCTGGGGAATTTAACGTCAGGCCTAGACCGCCAAAACCACAATGCGCCGCGTTCTATCGACAAGCACGCGAATGTCCGAGACCTAAAGGTAATCGCGCAAGCCAATCACGGCTCGCATAAGGTTATGTTGTACGAAAACGGCTCAATTTTGGTTGAAACAGATGGAAAACTTGAAGACACCGCGAAACCGACACTCCGAAAGATTGCCAAAGAGGTCGGGGTCGATACCCTCAATGGTGCTGGAAATCCCAAGAACACGCGCACATTGGGCAGCGACATCATCAAAGCGTTAACGTAA
- a CDS encoding ceramidase domain-containing protein — translation MDWLREIDGYCERLGPEYWAEPINAVTNAAFIVAALIMWQRTQGNAIARVLAVILGLIGVGSYLFHTHAQVWAAIADVTPILGYILVYIYAVNRHVWGLGVLPALGVTGLFFPYAAATLPLFQMVPGLGDSAGYAPVPLLIYIYAVLLRHRAPDTARGLAIGATILVASIMFRALDEPVCGAVPMGTHFMWHILNGIVLGWMIEVLRLHMLGLTKVSQTLE, via the coding sequence TTGGATTGGTTGCGCGAAATTGATGGCTACTGTGAGCGATTGGGGCCTGAATACTGGGCCGAGCCGATCAATGCGGTGACAAATGCGGCCTTTATCGTGGCTGCCTTGATCATGTGGCAGCGGACGCAGGGAAACGCGATTGCCCGTGTGCTGGCGGTGATCTTGGGCCTTATTGGCGTGGGCAGCTATCTTTTTCACACCCATGCCCAAGTCTGGGCCGCGATTGCAGATGTGACACCGATCCTGGGGTATATCCTGGTTTATATCTATGCCGTGAACCGTCATGTCTGGGGGCTGGGGGTGCTGCCTGCGCTGGGCGTGACGGGGTTGTTCTTTCCCTATGCCGCGGCGACTTTGCCGTTGTTCCAGATGGTGCCGGGGTTGGGGGATTCCGCCGGGTACGCGCCGGTGCCCTTGCTGATTTACATCTACGCGGTCCTGCTGCGTCACCGTGCACCGGACACGGCGCGGGGGCTTGCCATCGGGGCCACGATTCTGGTTGCCTCGATCATGTTCCGGGCGTTGGATGAACCCGTTTGCGGGGCTGTGCCGATGGGCACGCATTTCATGTGGCATATCCTGAACGGGATCGTGCTGGGCTGGATGATCGAGGTTTTGAGGCTCCACATGCTGGGGCTGACTAAGGTATCGCAAACCCTTGAATGA